The following proteins are encoded in a genomic region of Heliangelus exortis chromosome 7, bHelExo1.hap1, whole genome shotgun sequence:
- the TMEM150A gene encoding transmembrane protein 150A isoform X2, protein MPGPRMPAWGILPVTLPAFTITGMWIVYAMALSNNHICPVHNWNYNQSCGVDGPGSCCTLDHIPLVSKCGTLPPESCFFSLICSLGSFMVILVGLLRYAHLLERLGPSLLNTLGLATGWVCAAGLTMVGNFQSVLTYRMARTRGQYWTGHLRSILTTVAFITLVFSGVFFIQESFVLQHVAALCEWVFIIDVLVFYGTFTFEFGAISTDTFLVLLKASRAPKSYKGESSVSSTAHIHSLAEGLAMA, encoded by the exons ATGCCCGGCCCCAGGATGCCGGCCTGGGGGATCCTGCCCGTCACCCTGCCCGCCTTCACCATTACCGGCATGTGGATCGT gtATGCCATGGCACTCTCCAACAACCACATCTGCCCCGTTCACAACTG GAATTACAACCAGTCCTGCGGGGTTGATGGCCCTGGTTCCTGCTGCACACTGGACCACATCCCTCTGGTcag CAAGTGTGGCACCCTGCCCCCCGAGAGCTGCTTCTTCAGCCTCATCTGCAGCCTGGGCTCCTTCATGG TCATCCTGGTGGGGCTGCTGCGCTACGCCCACCTCCTGGAGCGCCTGGGACCCTCCCTCCTCAACACCCTGGGGCTGGCCACCGGCTGGGTCTGTGCTGCCGGCCTCACCATGGTCGGCAACTTCCAG tCCGTCCTCACCTACCGCATGGCCAGAACCCGCGGGCAGTACTGGACCGGACACTTACGGAGCATCCTCACCACCGTGGCCTTCATCACCCTCGTCTTCA GTGGTGTGTTCTTCATCCAGGAGAGCTTTGTGCTGCAGCACGTGGCTGCCCTCTGCGAGTGGGTGTTCATCATCGACGTCCTGGTCTTCTATGGCACCTTCACCTTTGAGTTTGGGGCCATCTCCACAGACACCTTTCTGGTCCTGCTGAAAGCCAGCCGGGCCCCCAAAAGTTACAAAGGGGAGAGCAGCGTGTCCAGCACAGCCCACATCCACAGCCTGGCCGAGGGCCTGGCCATGGCCTGA
- the TMEM150A gene encoding transmembrane protein 150A isoform X1: MPGPRMPAWGILPVTLPAFTITGMWIVYAMALSNNHICPVHNWNYNQSCGVDGPGSCCTLDHIPLVSKCGTLPPESCFFSLICSLGSFMVILVGLLRYAHLLERLGPSLLNTLGLATGWVCAAGLTMVGNFQVDHAKVLHYIGAGVAFPTSMLFLLLQSVLTYRMARTRGQYWTGHLRSILTTVAFITLVFSGVFFIQESFVLQHVAALCEWVFIIDVLVFYGTFTFEFGAISTDTFLVLLKASRAPKSYKGESSVSSTAHIHSLAEGLAMA, translated from the exons ATGCCCGGCCCCAGGATGCCGGCCTGGGGGATCCTGCCCGTCACCCTGCCCGCCTTCACCATTACCGGCATGTGGATCGT gtATGCCATGGCACTCTCCAACAACCACATCTGCCCCGTTCACAACTG GAATTACAACCAGTCCTGCGGGGTTGATGGCCCTGGTTCCTGCTGCACACTGGACCACATCCCTCTGGTcag CAAGTGTGGCACCCTGCCCCCCGAGAGCTGCTTCTTCAGCCTCATCTGCAGCCTGGGCTCCTTCATGG TCATCCTGGTGGGGCTGCTGCGCTACGCCCACCTCCTGGAGCGCCTGGGACCCTCCCTCCTCAACACCCTGGGGCTGGCCACCGGCTGGGTCTGTGCTGCCGGCCTCACCATGGTCGGCAACTTCCAG GTGGATCACGCCAAGGTGCTTCACTACATCGGGGCGGGGGTGGCCTTTCCCACCAGCATGTtgttcctgctcctgcagtCCGTCCTCACCTACCGCATGGCCAGAACCCGCGGGCAGTACTGGACCGGACACTTACGGAGCATCCTCACCACCGTGGCCTTCATCACCCTCGTCTTCA GTGGTGTGTTCTTCATCCAGGAGAGCTTTGTGCTGCAGCACGTGGCTGCCCTCTGCGAGTGGGTGTTCATCATCGACGTCCTGGTCTTCTATGGCACCTTCACCTTTGAGTTTGGGGCCATCTCCACAGACACCTTTCTGGTCCTGCTGAAAGCCAGCCGGGCCCCCAAAAGTTACAAAGGGGAGAGCAGCGTGTCCAGCACAGCCCACATCCACAGCCTGGCCGAGGGCCTGGCCATGGCCTGA